The region CACAGCCGGCGTTCCTCGTCGTCCATGGGGAAGGTGGCTTGCCCGCGCATCTCTGGGCTCAGGGAAGCGAGGAACTCGTCGGCGGCGTCGCGCATGGCGGCGATAACGTCCTGCTCCGCGGCGGCAACGGGCGCGGCGGCCAAGCAGCACGCAAGCAGCAACAGGATTCGCGCGGCTAGCGTCATGATAGGTCCTCCCGGCCGCGATGATACCCTCCGCAAGCCCTCAGAGCCTGCAGAAGCTCATCGACCAATCCGATACCGGCTAGAGTCCAGCCTTGGGCCGCGGCGCTTGCGGCGCCCGCATCTCGACCGCACCCTGGAACTTGGAGCCCTTCTCGAGAGTCACGCGCGGCGCCACGAGTTTGCCGGTAACAACGCCGCTGGTGCGCACAACGATCTGATCGCCACCGTGAAGATCGCCCTCGACTTCGCCTTCGACGACGATGCTCTCGCCGTGTATGTTGGCCCGCACGCGACCGGTGCGCCCCACAGTGACATTGCGACCGACGACGACGAAACCTCCGTCGAGCCGGCCGTTGATCAAAAAGTCCTGCCCTTCGTGGGTCGCACCGCCCACAGCTACGGAGGGGCCGTCCTCCAAGAACACGTCATAGACGTGCGGCATTACTGTAACGGCGTCGTCCGCCAAATCTCCCTCCCCCTAGGAGCCGGGCGCCTGCCACGATTTCTTAGGGTGGGCTGGATTCGGAGAGCCGACG is a window of bacterium DNA encoding:
- a CDS encoding polymer-forming cytoskeletal protein, whose product is MADDAVTVMPHVYDVFLEDGPSVAVGGATHEGQDFLINGRLDGGFVVVGRNVTVGRTGRVRANIHGESIVVEGEVEGDLHGGDQIVVRTSGVVTGKLVAPRVTLEKGSKFQGAVEMRAPQAPRPKAGL